From the Bacillota bacterium genome, one window contains:
- a CDS encoding helix-turn-helix transcriptional regulator, whose product MREPLSKKISHLRKIRGLTQEQLGEKLGISGQAVSKWENGESMPDIMLLPDLCDILGVSADALLEVPVSLKNKHIIRDFCQFAQDNGKNATLLDALSRIFNDAGNKVTSNWVDFGPNFLRVYDTSGMGFIIQDTEYFEKCFEEPTEDIAYLLRPLADEEVITILRCISIDTATTREELAEAAKLDEAVIDRVLLGLMKRNFIEVNIDSHGKRGYLQSDAMAGVYMILAGCQVLGRAGALNCNVRFTRNNHE is encoded by the coding sequence ATGAGAGAGCCATTAAGTAAAAAAATATCGCATCTGAGAAAAATACGGGGGTTAACCCAAGAGCAGCTCGGTGAAAAACTTGGTATTTCAGGACAAGCTGTCAGCAAGTGGGAAAATGGTGAAAGTATGCCTGATATTATGTTACTTCCTGACTTGTGTGATATTCTGGGAGTATCAGCTGACGCATTACTTGAAGTACCGGTTTCATTAAAAAATAAGCATATTATTCGGGATTTTTGTCAGTTTGCACAAGATAACGGTAAGAATGCAACGTTACTTGATGCCCTTTCTCGCATTTTTAATGATGCTGGAAACAAGGTGACTTCTAATTGGGTAGATTTTGGACCTAATTTCTTACGTGTTTATGATACAAGTGGAATGGGCTTTATCATCCAGGACACAGAATACTTTGAGAAATGCTTTGAGGAACCCACGGAAGACATTGCATATCTTCTCCGACCACTGGCAGATGAAGAGGTGATTACAATTTTACGTTGTATTTCTATCGATACAGCAACCACCCGCGAGGAACTTGCTGAAGCTGCCAAACTAGATGAAGCTGTAATAGATAGGGTATTACTGGGATTAATGAAGCGCAACTTTATCGAGGTAAATATCGATTCCCATGGAAAACGCGGATACCTGCAGAGCGATGCTATGGCAGGAGTATATATGATATTAGCTGGGTGTCAAGTTCTTGGACGCGCCGGGGCGCTAAACTGCAATGTCCGCTTTACAAGAAATAATCATGAATAA
- a CDS encoding ABC transporter permease, whose product MRPLNRSRPKTRMSNSTLLFIIAGIIFVLMYGIAIVSFPLSFRQFQTFFDFFNLNAALFIVVLGMCVVMIGGGIDISVGAVCGLVTMACAMLLQSGTGNIWGALFLALGIGLAFGLMHGFLIAYLEIQPFIITLAGMFLAQGLLTTIHKDPLNVTNPAFVSLRRFTIEIPWLGTVNRLGVFIPCEIRPSVIIVVVLIVLYAFLMKKTRFGRNLYAVGGNRQSARMLGINVKQTIFLSYVLCGLTAGLSGFVFLMTTGAGNIGNGSLYEMRAIASNVMGGIMLNGGVGNLLGAPIGTLSLLTINELIRAAGVQSNLQAIISGLLLYVFIVLQSIIVSLRDQKKFSLALPPWLKLHRSHDERRISK is encoded by the coding sequence ATGCGACCACTGAACAGAAGCAGGCCAAAAACAAGAATGTCCAATTCCACGCTGCTGTTTATCATTGCTGGAATTATCTTTGTTCTGATGTATGGGATTGCGATTGTTAGTTTTCCCCTTAGTTTCCGGCAGTTTCAAACCTTCTTTGACTTTTTCAACCTGAACGCGGCGCTCTTTATCGTTGTGCTGGGAATGTGTGTCGTCATGATTGGCGGCGGAATCGATATTTCTGTCGGGGCCGTGTGTGGTCTAGTAACCATGGCCTGTGCAATGCTGCTGCAATCGGGAACGGGGAACATTTGGGGCGCTTTGTTTCTAGCGTTGGGAATCGGGCTCGCCTTTGGTCTCATGCATGGTTTTCTCATCGCCTATCTTGAGATTCAGCCGTTTATCATCACGCTGGCTGGGATGTTTTTGGCGCAGGGGCTGCTGACTACTATTCATAAAGATCCCCTCAACGTAACCAATCCTGCGTTTGTTTCCCTGCGTCGCTTTACAATCGAGATTCCTTGGCTTGGCACCGTAAACAGGCTGGGTGTTTTTATCCCGTGTGAAATCAGACCAAGCGTGATTATAGTGGTGGTCCTGATCGTTCTTTATGCCTTCTTGATGAAGAAGACGCGTTTTGGGCGCAACCTCTACGCAGTAGGCGGCAATCGCCAGAGCGCCCGGATGCTCGGGATCAATGTCAAGCAGACGATCTTTCTCTCCTACGTGCTCTGCGGTCTGACCGCTGGGCTTTCCGGCTTTGTCTTCCTCATGACAACAGGAGCCGGCAATATTGGGAATGGATCGTTATATGAGATGAGAGCGATTGCTTCAAACGTCATGGGCGGTATTATGCTAAACGGCGGCGTTGGGAACCTGCTGGGTGCGCCCATCGGGACGCTGAGCCTTTTGACAATCAATGAGTTAATTCGGGCGGCAGGTGTTCAATCAAACTTGCAGGCGATCATCAGCGGACTTCTGCTGTATGTTTTCATTGTGCTCCAGAGTATCATCGTGTCACTGCGGGACCAGAAAAAATTCTCGCTTGCTCTTCCTCCTTGGTTGAAACTGCACCGTTCTCATGACGAGCGCCGCATTTCCAAATGA